DNA sequence from the Shewanella piezotolerans WP3 genome:
TTGATCTTTATATACAGATCTCGACCGATACATGGTTTGCAGGCGGTAGCCACATAAGTGCTTTTGATGTTGATGATACGATAGTACTTCGACGTAAAAAATTAGCGAATAACTATACAGATCGAATTGATGGTAAAACATGGTCAGTGCAGGAGTGGCAATTGACGCTCTATCCTCAAGCAGTAGGGGCTATCACTGTTCCTAGAATAGCGGTCACCGTGAATGTTGCTGATAAACCAGGGTCTAGCATTAAAGGTACGTTATACACCCAACCTCAACACTTTACTGTAATACTTCCTGATGAAAGGTTAGCTAACACAAATCACTATATTGCGGCACCGAAAGTGACATTCAGACAAAAAATAACGCCTGAAAATGCTAGTGAATTACATATAGGTGATGCAATCACTCGTACGTTAACCATCAATGCGACCGATAGTAGCGCTATGTTGTTTCCAGACTTCCCGCTTTCAAAGTCAAAAATCTTATATGGATATCGAGGCCCTGTAGAGAGTGAAGATCGCCAAAATCGTGGGGATTTCAGCGCGAGTAAAGTTTATCAGCAAACTTATATCGTGCAGCAAAGTGGCGAAGTGACTCTACCTGAACTGTCTTTTTACTGGTGGAATACCAAAGATAAAGAGTTAACAACACTTACTGCTAAGGCGCTAGCATGGCAAGTAACTCACACACCATTGAGCTTTGTGAAAGCTTACTGGCTATACGGTTTACTGCTGATAGTATTACTCATTTTACTGGTGAAATTAGCGGTTTTTACCGGAGA
Encoded proteins:
- a CDS encoding BatD family protein, coding for MLANKRAQIDDESLERLFPILASLNTLLKVVVITFVWLFLLGSLLVISSFSNFAFANDGAVSTTTPSTINELQQAGKLKITTRLAPVNEVVPLQQVDLYIQISTDTWFAGGSHISAFDVDDTIVLRRKKLANNYTDRIDGKTWSVQEWQLTLYPQAVGAITVPRIAVTVNVADKPGSSIKGTLYTQPQHFTVILPDERLANTNHYIAAPKVTFRQKITPENASELHIGDAITRTLTINATDSSAMLFPDFPLSKSKILYGYRGPVESEDRQNRGDFSASKVYQQTYIVQQSGEVTLPELSFYWWNTKDKELTTLTAKALAWQVTHTPLSFVKAYWLYGLLLIVLLILLVKLAVFTGERINKQRFPVAILFAHTLINKQYAAAEQYLYWRNSDKNKRMTYKPSLRLLDDSFGDLPPELKENKLLKSHQRQTKENLLNRWQLGFSKPNTESGRSVQTRRFYIMFWRFISNKNAK